Part of the Lotus japonicus ecotype B-129 chromosome 6, LjGifu_v1.2 genome, GTATGTGTCACATTTGAATGCTCTTGATCAGTTAAAATACTACGATATAGAATTGAAAAATTTGCACGAGTAATCCGCTAGATCGTGATGAACACAGAAGCTTTCATGTTTATAAGGTGATAAAATACTATGATAGAATTGAAAATCTAAGTGTAAGTGTGTAACTTATTATTTTGacgtcaaataaaaaaaaaagaataaaacatCTTAACCATTAATAAGAAAACTAATAAAGCATCtcaaaaagaaaactaataaAGGAATGAATGTAAACAAATCCGTGACATTTATTATGAATGAAGAaattagaaaaaagaaaaagttgtcAAATAAAACAAGTAGAAATCAATTAACCCTAGAGCGATCCCCACACACGAAGTCAAAATTGGTTGTGGCATCCCACTCAATCACACTAATAGAATTTCCAATTGCAAACGGAAAACACGAGATTGATCGGGATCACTGGAATtttcatcatctccatcaagAACAGCAAAGCTCTCATCAAACTCGAACATTTGCTTAACTTGACTCATGATACTTTGTATTATCTGCTCAAGCCATTCATTGGGGAAGTCTTCATGGGATAAGTTCAACCGAAGAAAATCCTTACCCTTCTCCTCCTGGAAGAAGATTCTGCAGCCAACTTCATTACGATGGTGGAGCAAGGTTTCGATGGACCTCACATGGTTTGAGTTGATCGAGCGCGAAACAACATTGAAGATGATATTGAACTTATCTGCGGGCATGAGCTTTGGGGGTTGCTGCTCTTGTTCATAACCATTGAAGAGGCTACTCATGCGGTAAACGTAAGGCG contains:
- the LOC130726093 gene encoding uncharacterized protein LOC130726093, giving the protein MPSLFSAQPESSSIEGYLSGSTNMIGLLEENTCDLKAPYVYRMSSLFNGYEQEQQPPKLMPADKFNIIFNVVSRSINSNHVRSIETLLHHRNEVGCRIFFQEEKGKDFLRLNLSHEDFPNEWLEQIIQSIMSQVKQMFEFDESFAVLDGDDENSSDPDQSRVFRLQLEILLV